From the Paludisphaera mucosa genome, one window contains:
- a CDS encoding S1 family peptidase — MRELLLSEALAYATVRIECQTPAGLSTGTGFYFRFCSDGATGWPAIVTNRHVVKGATTGHLQIHIREVEGVGRPEKSIQFELLDFENSWIGHPDPAVDLCMMLIGPLIHAVKSLGWKMYLQPLTPDLIPSDSELDEVGAVEDILMVGYPNGLWDTHNNMPLFRRGITASHPNLDYCGQHEFLIDAACFPGSSGSPVFLYNSGAFHQGGELRFGARAKLLGVLYEGPTQKIYGDLVPLSVEGPPKLMAVSRMLINLGHVIKSHRLLEFEPLIRSQSAAPSPLEATDGSSGA; from the coding sequence ATGCGCGAGCTGTTGTTGAGCGAAGCCCTGGCCTATGCGACGGTGAGGATCGAGTGCCAGACGCCCGCTGGCCTATCCACCGGGACGGGATTCTATTTCCGGTTTTGTTCCGATGGCGCGACGGGCTGGCCGGCCATCGTCACGAATCGACACGTAGTCAAGGGGGCGACGACGGGGCATCTTCAGATCCACATCCGGGAGGTCGAAGGTGTCGGACGCCCGGAGAAGAGCATCCAGTTCGAGCTCCTGGATTTCGAAAACAGCTGGATCGGACATCCCGACCCGGCCGTCGACTTGTGCATGATGTTGATCGGTCCTCTGATCCATGCCGTAAAAAGCTTGGGCTGGAAAATGTACTTGCAACCTTTGACGCCCGACCTGATCCCGAGCGATTCCGAGCTGGACGAGGTCGGGGCGGTCGAAGACATCCTGATGGTCGGCTATCCAAATGGCCTATGGGATACGCATAACAATATGCCGTTATTCCGAAGAGGTATCACGGCTTCGCATCCCAACCTCGACTACTGCGGACAGCATGAGTTTCTGATCGATGCAGCCTGCTTCCCGGGATCGAGCGGCTCGCCCGTGTTCTTGTATAACTCGGGCGCTTTCCACCAGGGAGGCGAGTTGCGATTCGGCGCGAGGGCGAAACTTCTCGGGGTTTTGTACGAGGGACCTACTCAGAAAATCTACGGCGATCTCGTGCCCCTGAGCGTGGAGGGGCCGCCCAAACTTATGGCGGTCTCGCGGATGCTGATCAACCTCGGGCACGTGATCAAGTCTCATAGGCTTCTGGAATTCGAACCCCTGATCCGGTCGCAATCCGCCGCGCCATCCCCGCTCGAAGCCACCGACGGTTCATCCGGCGCATGA
- a CDS encoding UvrD-helicase domain-containing protein produces the protein MGLVARSADVGGAVEERPPFRPSPQQADFLDDLVEGDRHILLAARAGSGKSTTCRQGSHALGPRRRSVYCCFNSHVAREFQAGLPPNCRAATMHSLGLQMLRDAAGGKTVSVDLEKVDRLVEKRFPRQWDRQPQWATRKLASLCKNLLLDGEDPGELEDLAAAYEVDLPTGRLDEVLEAVPAVLKECLETPALVDFDDMIWLPVKLGLRSAARTDVLFIDEAQDLNAAQHAMMPGLCPSGRIVVVGDQYQAIYAFRGADAHSLMKLQASLGGSERGLSVRPLTYTRRCPKRVVALARRLVPDLEALDDAPDGEVVEERPEKWFEAVGVGDMVLCRTNAPLVSACYQLLKSGVPAVIRGRDIGKGLTVLVRRLKPLTVGDLFRAVGDYRAKELDKLSRLRNPASAVQALEDKCDCLLAICDGASTVQEVLGRIERMFSDVSDGNVVTLSSIHRAKGLERDRVVVLRPDLLPGPWAKTLEDQAQERNILYVGVTRARSRLTFCGPTPALIA, from the coding sequence ATGGGATTGGTCGCAAGGAGCGCGGACGTCGGGGGGGCCGTGGAGGAGCGGCCGCCGTTCCGGCCGTCGCCGCAGCAGGCGGACTTCCTCGACGACCTGGTCGAGGGCGACAGGCACATCCTGCTCGCGGCCCGGGCCGGGTCGGGCAAGTCGACGACGTGCCGCCAGGGGTCGCACGCGCTGGGGCCGCGGCGGCGGTCGGTCTACTGCTGCTTCAACTCGCACGTCGCCCGCGAGTTCCAGGCGGGCCTGCCGCCGAACTGCCGGGCGGCCACGATGCACAGCCTCGGCCTGCAGATGCTGCGGGACGCGGCCGGCGGCAAGACGGTCTCGGTCGACCTGGAGAAGGTGGACCGGCTCGTCGAGAAGCGGTTCCCCCGCCAGTGGGACCGCCAGCCGCAGTGGGCGACGCGGAAGCTGGCGAGCCTCTGCAAGAACCTCCTGCTGGACGGCGAGGACCCGGGCGAGCTGGAGGACCTGGCGGCGGCCTACGAGGTCGACCTGCCGACGGGCCGGCTCGACGAGGTCCTGGAGGCTGTCCCGGCCGTCCTGAAGGAGTGTCTGGAGACGCCGGCGCTCGTCGACTTCGACGACATGATCTGGCTGCCGGTGAAGCTGGGCCTCCGATCGGCCGCGCGGACCGACGTGCTGTTCATCGACGAGGCCCAAGACCTCAACGCGGCCCAGCACGCCATGATGCCGGGCCTCTGCCCCTCGGGGCGGATCGTCGTGGTCGGCGACCAGTACCAGGCGATCTACGCGTTCCGCGGGGCCGACGCGCACTCGCTGATGAAGCTGCAGGCGAGCCTGGGCGGCTCGGAGCGGGGCCTGTCCGTCCGGCCCCTGACCTACACGCGGCGGTGCCCGAAGCGGGTCGTCGCCCTGGCCCGGCGGCTGGTGCCTGACCTGGAGGCGCTCGACGACGCCCCCGACGGCGAGGTCGTCGAGGAGCGGCCCGAGAAGTGGTTCGAGGCCGTCGGCGTCGGCGACATGGTCCTTTGCCGCACGAACGCCCCGTTGGTCTCGGCGTGCTACCAGCTCCTGAAGTCGGGCGTCCCGGCGGTCATCCGCGGGCGGGACATCGGCAAGGGCCTGACGGTCTTAGTACGCCGCCTGAAGCCGCTGACGGTCGGCGACCTCTTCCGGGCCGTCGGCGACTACCGGGCGAAGGAGCTGGACAAGCTCTCGCGGCTGCGGAACCCGGCCTCGGCCGTCCAGGCCCTGGAGGACAAGTGCGACTGCCTGCTCGCCATATGCGACGGGGCGTCGACGGTCCAGGAGGTCCTGGGCCGTATCGAGCGGATGTTCTCGGACGTCTCGGACGGCAACGTCGTGACGCTCTCGTCGATCCACCGCGCGAAGGGCCTGGAGCGCGACCGCGTCGTGGTCCTCCGGCCCGACCTGCTCCCCGGCCCCTGGGCGAAGACGCTCGAGGACCAGGCCCAGGAGCGCAACATCCTCTACGTCGGCGTGACCCGGGCGCGGTCGCGGCTGACGTTCTGCGGGCCGACGCCGGCCCTGATCGCCTGA
- a CDS encoding phage replication initiation protein, NGO0469 family: MGIVAQQGETRTPIPAGKYLGVVVGVYDIGTQTGGKFGDKRQVVVTFELHKKKGVCRNEEGQPLLTSKFYNLSFGKKSGLRADVESILGRSFTETEAKAGYDVTDLADKVCWLVVKHETKDDGSIRDFIDSFSLVDEDDPEPTSETDTVVFDRLDPSRPFPKEVPEWIQTMVKKSKEYASPGSSGGGKPAAAPAKKRQTVPADDDDDDDPPY; encoded by the coding sequence ATGGGCATCGTCGCGCAGCAGGGTGAGACGCGGACCCCGATCCCGGCCGGGAAGTACCTCGGCGTCGTCGTCGGGGTGTACGACATCGGCACGCAGACCGGCGGCAAGTTCGGCGACAAGCGGCAGGTCGTCGTGACGTTCGAGCTGCACAAGAAGAAGGGGGTGTGCCGCAACGAGGAGGGCCAGCCGCTGCTGACCTCCAAGTTCTACAACCTATCGTTCGGCAAGAAGAGCGGCCTGCGGGCCGACGTGGAGTCGATCCTGGGCCGGTCGTTCACCGAGACCGAGGCCAAGGCGGGCTACGACGTGACCGATCTGGCCGACAAGGTCTGCTGGCTGGTCGTGAAGCACGAGACGAAGGACGACGGCTCGATCCGCGACTTCATCGACAGCTTCAGCCTGGTCGACGAGGACGACCCCGAGCCGACCAGCGAGACCGACACGGTGGTCTTCGATCGGCTGGACCCGTCGCGGCCCTTCCCCAAGGAGGTCCCCGAGTGGATCCAGACGATGGTCAAGAAGAGCAAGGAGTACGCGTCCCCCGGGTCCTCGGGCGGCGGCAAGCCGGCGGCGGCCCCGGCCAAGAAGCGGCAGACGGTGCCGGCGGACGACGACGACGACGACGATCCGCCGTACTGA
- a CDS encoding carbon storage regulator has protein sequence MLVLSRKPKESVWLDLGDGRFVKVEFCLLREGRVRLGFHAPATVQILREELLAPDERKRREELVS, from the coding sequence ATGCTGGTGCTCAGCCGCAAGCCGAAGGAATCGGTCTGGCTCGACCTGGGGGACGGCCGGTTCGTGAAGGTCGAGTTCTGCCTGCTCAGGGAGGGCCGCGTCCGGCTGGGGTTCCACGCCCCGGCGACGGTCCAGATCCTCCGCGAGGAGCTGCTCGCGCCGGACGAGCGGAAGCGGCGGGAGGAGCTCGTCTCGTGA
- a CDS encoding tyrosine-type recombinase/integrase translates to MGHLFRRKTRDGKLAARWSFVYLDANGRRRTGTGSSDKAATRRILDELETKAKLVLAGVIAPEDDKAEKAARRPIAEHVEDFGLAIVAKGGTEKHAREARGAVLRLLEGAGVERLSGLDQETLQAALARLRARRSARTANYALKAVRSFLRWCDDAGRIKAAPKWLRSVKTYNEKVDVRRCRRSLTAAELARLLEVAAASPPVARGGRRGVPAYRISGVERAALYRLAACTGLRANELRTLDASAFKLDGPDPHVVVRAGYSKHRREDRQPLRAEDAAFLREWLASREGAAVVVVPADTAAMLRGDLEAAGIAAETADGVVDFHALRATYITLLLESGADPKEAQRLARHSTITLTMDKYVKKTEQSLRDALEGRKGPKEGD, encoded by the coding sequence GTGGGTCATCTCTTCCGGAGGAAGACCAGGGACGGCAAGTTGGCGGCGCGGTGGTCGTTCGTGTACCTCGACGCGAACGGCCGGCGGCGGACGGGGACGGGGTCGAGCGACAAGGCCGCGACGCGGCGGATCCTCGACGAGCTGGAGACGAAGGCCAAGCTGGTGCTCGCGGGGGTGATCGCCCCTGAGGACGACAAGGCCGAGAAGGCGGCGCGGCGGCCGATCGCCGAGCACGTCGAGGACTTCGGGCTGGCGATCGTCGCCAAGGGGGGCACCGAGAAGCACGCGCGGGAGGCCCGCGGGGCCGTCCTCCGCCTGCTGGAGGGCGCCGGGGTCGAGCGGCTGTCGGGGCTGGACCAGGAGACGCTGCAGGCGGCCCTGGCCCGGCTGCGGGCGCGACGGTCGGCCCGGACGGCGAACTACGCGCTCAAGGCCGTGCGGTCGTTCCTGCGGTGGTGCGACGACGCCGGCCGCATCAAGGCGGCGCCCAAGTGGCTGCGGAGCGTGAAGACCTACAACGAGAAGGTCGACGTCCGCCGCTGCCGCCGCTCGCTGACGGCGGCCGAGCTGGCCCGGCTCCTCGAGGTCGCCGCGGCCTCGCCGCCTGTCGCGCGGGGCGGACGCCGGGGGGTGCCGGCCTACCGGATCAGCGGCGTCGAGCGGGCGGCGCTGTACCGGCTGGCGGCGTGCACCGGCCTTCGCGCCAACGAGCTGCGGACGCTCGACGCCTCGGCGTTCAAGTTGGACGGCCCCGACCCACACGTCGTGGTCCGGGCGGGCTACTCCAAGCACCGCCGCGAGGACCGCCAGCCGCTGCGGGCGGAGGACGCGGCGTTCCTCCGCGAGTGGCTGGCGAGTCGCGAAGGGGCGGCGGTCGTGGTCGTGCCGGCGGACACGGCGGCGATGCTGAGGGGCGACCTGGAGGCGGCGGGGATCGCGGCGGAGACGGCCGACGGCGTGGTCGACTTCCACGCGTTGCGCGCGACGTATATTACACTCCTCCTGGAGTCGGGGGCCGACCCCAAGGAGGCGCAGCGCCTCGCGCGGCACAGCACGATCACCCTGACGATGGACAAGTACGTCAAGAAGACCGAGCAATCCCTCCGGGACGCCCTGGAGGGCCGCAAGGGGCCGAAGGAAGGGGACTGA
- a CDS encoding DNA primase family protein, with protein MAIIANASPADDSPDPLRCDAADKIQGVLRMLALGPVVELRAPRVSRAGTDVTHVETAIYPTDGEGLRKLARDARALSPRAEAVFVTLNDLRPDLKGAATDADVTRRVWLLVDVDPVRPAGVSSTDAEKQAAWQVALSIRDGLEGRGWPRPILADSGNGFHLLYRVDLPADDGGLVARVLAALGAEFDTDLAKVDRTIGNSSRICKLYGTLARKGRSTAERPHRAAFVLEAFHPMEVVPTALLEGLAGPAEGTAATKAPRPAPSAGGIVARDLGEDPVEAYATKALEEEVRLVSTTPNGHRNHQLFKSSAALRELVNAGTLDGPTVEWRLRDAARIAGLADAEIETTLGSARRKTQGKSRSLEHVGRPATRTVVDPADDQVRKGEEDWELLAEGYMRERRRHGENSTILFWNDEWHTWDAGAWSRTSPRVVSAGVTKHCLAHFRRRAKATGATMRNVGTRTVGNVMTILGAKALVDPRDVLEQPAWLGVAGPPPAECLNCRNGILHLPTAIEKGPEAALTPPTPRFFAANVLDYDFDPEAPRPERWLSFLKEVWPDDPESILCLQQWFGYLLTPDTSQQKILLMLGPSRAGKGTIVHVLRRLLGRENTTAPTLSKLGGQFGCQALIGKLAAFCGESRMSGRSDSQAIVERLLSISGEDPQSIERKNLVDWEGRITARFVMSANELPRLGDYSNAMPNRLIVLRFLRSFVGREDTELRSKLDAETSGILLWAVRGWERLREAGRFVQPASGLEKIAQFKEANNPIGAFLAECCETGVDHLVSKSKLYEAWTTWCKANGRDHPGSKQGLSIGISTVLEGLGVEFGEVVPRDGERRVRAWKGLKLRDDLAAY; from the coding sequence ATGGCGATCATCGCGAACGCGAGCCCGGCCGACGACTCGCCCGATCCGCTGCGGTGCGACGCGGCCGACAAGATCCAGGGCGTGCTGCGGATGCTGGCCCTCGGGCCGGTCGTCGAGCTGCGGGCCCCCCGGGTGAGCCGGGCCGGGACCGACGTGACCCACGTCGAGACCGCGATCTACCCGACCGACGGCGAGGGCCTCCGCAAGCTGGCGAGGGACGCCCGGGCGCTCTCGCCGCGGGCCGAGGCGGTGTTCGTCACGCTCAACGACCTGCGGCCCGACCTGAAGGGGGCGGCGACCGACGCCGACGTCACGCGACGGGTTTGGCTCCTGGTCGACGTCGACCCGGTGCGGCCGGCCGGCGTCAGCTCCACCGACGCCGAGAAGCAGGCGGCGTGGCAGGTAGCCCTGTCGATCCGCGACGGCCTCGAGGGGCGGGGCTGGCCGCGGCCGATCCTGGCCGACAGCGGCAACGGCTTCCACCTGCTCTACCGGGTCGACCTGCCGGCCGACGACGGCGGCCTGGTCGCGCGGGTCTTGGCCGCGCTGGGCGCCGAGTTCGACACCGACCTGGCGAAGGTCGACCGGACGATCGGCAACTCATCCCGGATCTGCAAGCTCTACGGCACCCTGGCCCGCAAGGGGCGGTCGACGGCCGAGCGGCCCCACCGCGCGGCATTCGTGCTGGAGGCCTTCCACCCCATGGAGGTCGTGCCGACGGCGTTGCTGGAAGGCCTGGCCGGCCCGGCCGAGGGGACGGCGGCGACGAAGGCCCCCCGCCCCGCCCCGTCGGCCGGCGGCATCGTGGCACGCGACCTGGGCGAGGACCCGGTCGAGGCCTACGCGACGAAGGCGCTGGAGGAGGAGGTCCGGCTGGTCTCGACGACCCCCAACGGCCACCGCAACCACCAGCTCTTCAAGTCGTCGGCCGCGCTCCGCGAGCTGGTGAATGCGGGGACGCTCGACGGGCCGACGGTCGAGTGGCGGCTGCGGGACGCGGCCCGGATCGCCGGCCTGGCCGACGCCGAGATCGAGACGACGCTGGGTTCGGCCCGGCGGAAGACGCAGGGGAAGTCGCGGAGCCTCGAGCACGTGGGCCGGCCGGCGACGCGGACGGTGGTCGACCCGGCCGACGACCAGGTCCGGAAGGGGGAGGAGGACTGGGAGCTGCTGGCCGAGGGCTACATGCGCGAGCGCCGCCGGCACGGCGAGAACTCGACGATCCTGTTCTGGAACGACGAGTGGCACACCTGGGACGCCGGGGCCTGGTCGCGGACCTCGCCGCGGGTGGTGAGCGCCGGCGTGACGAAGCACTGCCTGGCCCACTTCCGCCGCCGGGCGAAGGCGACGGGCGCGACGATGCGGAACGTCGGGACGCGGACCGTCGGCAACGTGATGACGATCCTGGGCGCGAAGGCGCTGGTCGACCCGCGGGACGTCCTGGAGCAGCCGGCCTGGCTGGGGGTCGCCGGCCCGCCGCCCGCCGAGTGCCTGAACTGCCGCAACGGGATCCTGCACCTGCCGACGGCGATCGAGAAGGGCCCCGAGGCGGCGCTTACCCCGCCGACGCCGCGGTTCTTCGCGGCCAACGTGCTGGACTACGACTTCGACCCCGAGGCGCCGAGGCCCGAGCGGTGGCTGTCATTCCTGAAGGAGGTCTGGCCCGACGATCCCGAGTCGATCCTCTGCCTGCAGCAGTGGTTCGGGTACCTGCTGACGCCCGACACCAGCCAGCAGAAGATCCTGCTCATGCTGGGCCCGAGCCGGGCCGGCAAGGGCACGATCGTGCACGTGCTGCGGCGGCTGCTGGGCCGCGAGAACACGACCGCGCCGACGCTGTCGAAGCTGGGCGGCCAGTTCGGCTGCCAGGCCCTGATCGGCAAGCTGGCGGCCTTCTGCGGCGAGTCGCGGATGAGCGGGCGGTCGGACTCGCAGGCGATCGTCGAGCGGCTGCTGTCGATCAGCGGCGAGGACCCGCAGTCGATCGAGCGCAAGAACCTCGTCGACTGGGAGGGGCGGATCACGGCCCGGTTCGTGATGAGCGCCAACGAGCTGCCCCGGCTGGGCGACTACTCGAACGCGATGCCGAACCGGCTGATCGTGCTGCGGTTCCTGCGGAGCTTCGTGGGCCGCGAGGACACGGAGCTGCGGTCGAAGCTGGACGCCGAGACCTCGGGGATCCTGCTCTGGGCCGTCCGGGGCTGGGAGCGGCTCCGCGAGGCCGGCCGGTTCGTCCAGCCGGCGAGCGGGCTGGAGAAGATCGCCCAGTTCAAGGAGGCGAACAACCCGATCGGGGCGTTCCTCGCCGAGTGCTGCGAGACGGGCGTCGACCACCTCGTCAGCAAGTCGAAGCTGTACGAGGCCTGGACGACCTGGTGCAAGGCCAACGGCCGCGACCACCCCGGCAGCAAGCAGGGCCTGTCGATCGGGATCTCGACGGTCCTGGAGGGCCTGGGCGTCGAGTTTGGGGAAGTCGTCCCTCGCGACGGCGAGCGGCGGGTGCGGGCGTGGAAGGGCCTCAAGCTGCGGGACGACCTGGCGGCCTACTGA
- a CDS encoding DNA cytosine methyltransferase, translating to MTTFGSLFAGIGGLDLGLERAGLQCRWQVERDPYARRVLAKHWPDVRRHDDVRTFPPTDPEEWRVDLVCGGFPCQDLSYAGRGAGLAGERSGLWSEFARIVRVLRPRLVLVENVSALITRGLDSILGTLASFGYDAEWDCIPAAAVGARHLRERVFILATAVEVFDPRGVSSRSVQNGSRQEFQRRLRDVRGRDCISGGPWAVEPGIPRVAHGIPSRVDRLRGLGNAVVPQVAEFIGRRLIELHGALTD from the coding sequence ATGACGACCTTCGGAAGTCTTTTCGCCGGGATCGGCGGGCTCGACCTGGGTCTGGAGCGAGCCGGCCTGCAGTGTCGTTGGCAGGTCGAGCGCGATCCTTACGCCCGCCGCGTGCTCGCCAAGCATTGGCCTGACGTCCGTCGCCACGACGACGTCCGGACCTTCCCGCCCACTGATCCCGAGGAATGGAGGGTCGACCTTGTCTGCGGAGGCTTCCCCTGTCAGGACCTCTCCTATGCCGGGCGAGGGGCGGGACTCGCCGGCGAGCGGTCCGGACTCTGGTCCGAGTTCGCGCGAATCGTTCGCGTGCTACGACCCCGTCTCGTCCTCGTGGAGAACGTCTCAGCGCTCATTACTCGGGGGCTGGATTCCATTCTCGGGACGCTGGCCTCGTTCGGGTACGACGCGGAGTGGGACTGCATTCCGGCGGCCGCCGTTGGTGCCCGTCACCTTCGCGAACGCGTTTTTATCCTTGCGACCGCCGTGGAGGTTTTCGACCCCCGTGGCGTCTCGTCGAGGTCAGTACAAAACGGCTCGCGTCAAGAATTCCAAAGGCGGTTGCGCGACGTTCGAGGCCGAGATTGCATCTCTGGGGGACCGTGGGCCGTTGAACCCGGAATACCGCGAGTGGCTCATGGGATTCCCTCCCGGGTGGACCGACTGCGAGGGCTCGGAAACGCCGTCGTCCCCCAGGTCGCCGAGTTCATCGGAAGACGATTGATCGAGTTGCACGGTGCTTTGACTGACTGA